In Quercus robur chromosome 11, dhQueRobu3.1, whole genome shotgun sequence, the following proteins share a genomic window:
- the LOC126706023 gene encoding pentatricopeptide repeat-containing protein At5g09450, mitochondrial, with the protein MASRSRSIFLPLIRNGGFNIVPENSQSLSLFNRTSYLSRFLCSITLKGDSLTSSQVNDDDDDDDLRSRIFRLRLAKRSVTNVIHRWLSEGNQISISDLRHISKDLRKSHRYKHALEISEWMVSHEEYELSGSDYAVRIDLMTKVFGLDSAERYFEGLPPSAKTSETYTALLHSYAGAKLTEKAEELYERIKKSNLSFNALTYNEMMTLYMSVGHVEKVSLVVEELKRQKVAPDIFTYNLWISSYAATLNIDEVRRIMEEMSRDPGSNEDWMRYINLTNIYITTGHLVNTESNTLVEAEKGITQREWITYDFLIILYAGLGNKDKIDQIWKSLRMTKQKMTSRNYICILSSYLILGHLKEVGEVIDQWKQSTTTDFDVSSCSRLLYAFANVGLTEIAHNFHLLLFQKNSDPTSGSK; encoded by the exons ATGGCGTCTCGCTCTCGCTCCATTTTCCTGCCTCTCATTCG AAATGGCGGATTCAACATCGTCCCCGAAAATTCTCAGTCACTCTCGCTCTTCAACAGAACCAGCTACCTCTCTAGGTTTCTCTGCTCGATTACTCTGAAAGGTGATTCATTGACGAGTTCTCAAGTaaacgacgacgacgacgacgacgacctGAGGAGTAGAATCTTCAGGCTCAGACTAGCCAAGCGGAGCGTCACCAATGTTATCCATAGATGGCTCAGCGAAGGGAATCAGATTTCCATCTCCGACCTCCGCCACATCTCCAAGGACCTCAGGAAGTCCCATCGTTACAAACACGCTCTCGAg ATATCAGAATGGATGGTTAGCCATGAAGAATATGAATTATCAGGCTCTGATTATGCAGTCCGCATTGACTTGATGACAAAAGTTTTTGGCCTTGATAGTGCAGAACGCTACTTTGAAGGCCTACCTCCTTCTGCAAAAACTAGTGAAACATACACTGCTCTCCTCCACTCTTATGCTGGGGCAAAATTGACTGAGAAGGCCGAGGAACTTTATGAAAGGATAAAGAAATCAAACCTTTCCTTCAATGCCCTTACATACAATGAGATGATGACATTATACATGTCAGTTGGGCATGTCGAGAAGGTTTCATTGGTTGTTGAAGAACTTAAACGACAGAAGGTTGCGCCAGATATCTTCACTTACAATCTATGGATAAGTTCATATGCTGCAACTCTAAACATCGATGAAGTTAGAAGGATTATGGAGGAAATGAGCCGAGATCCAGGTTCTAATGAAGATTGGATGAGATACATTAACcttaccaatatatatattactacaGGTCATCTTGTGAATACAGAGTCTAACACTCTAGTTGAAGCTGAGAAAGGTATTACACAAAGGGAATGGATAACATATGATTTCCTTATTATTTTGTATGCTGGTTTAGGAAACAAAGATAAAATTGATCAGATATGGAAATCCTTGAGAATGACCAAACAGAAAATGACCAGCAGAAACTATATTTGCATTCTTTCTTCATATCTGATTCTTGGGCATTTGAAAGAAGTAGGAGAAGTTATTGATCAGTGGAAGCAATCAACTACTACAGATTTTGATGTTTCTTCTTGTAGTAGGCTTTTGTATGCATTTGCAAATGTCGGTTTGACTGAAATAGCCCACAATTTTCATCTGCTGCTGTTTCAGAAAAACTCTGACCCAACTAGTGGATCGAAATAG
- the LOC126705712 gene encoding serine/threonine-protein kinase PEPKR2-like: MIWFKGGFVYDAVSEIYFSVDNGNHNIVLFSTLNCIMEAHGKKRKGLDILVLSHNSLKSLSTIWSHSSLENSSRHKKKCKEDEVKAVGSCKSVFKGIVTAPPCGSTCPNSSGRGLKRKIGCIDAATQMGRKKKIEQDYDLVVTIGQGRFGSVMLCRSRVSGEEFACKILRKGGELVYQEVEIMQHLSGYPGVVTIKAVYEDMESFYLVMEFCSGGRLLDHMAREGQYSEHRAANVLKELILVIKYCHDMGVVHRDIKPENILLTSSGQMKLADFGLAMRASNGQSLAGVVGSPAYVAPEVLVGQYSEKVDIWSAGVLLHALLVGVLPFQGDSVEAIFEAIKKVKLDFKSGVWESVSQPARNLIAHMLTRDVSARLTADEILRHPWISLYTEQTPQTLTLKTKTRNRVKLSSRKLTTIPGVESEMNKLMASSFLCDYSSLNLSSDRLSGRSEEQDCGLVDALAVAISHVRISEPKRSTLCSPNSPIQQQYSSNMKVNNLCTAF; encoded by the exons ATGATTTGGTTCAAGGGGGGTTTTGTTTATGATGCAGTAAGTGAGATATATTTTTCTGTTGATAATGGAAATCACAATATTGTATTATTTTCTACCTTGAATTGCATCATGGAGGCACATGGCAAGAAAAGGAAGGGACTGGATATTTTAGTGTTAAGTCACAATTCTCTGAAATCATTATCAACCATTTGGTCTCATTCGTCATTGGAAAATAGCTCAAGGCACAAAAAGAAGTGTAAGGAAGATGAAGTTAAAGCAGTTGGTTCCTGTAAGAGTGTATTTAAAGGAATTGTAACTGCCCCACCTTGTGGGAGCACCTGTCCGAACTCATCTGGGAGAGGTCTTAAGAGAAAAATTGGGTGTATCGATGCTGCAACTCAAATGGGtaggaagaagaagattgaGCAAGATTATGATTTGGTTGTGACAATTGGGCAAGGGAGGTTTGGGTCAGTAATGTTGTGTCGGAGTAGAGTGAGTGGAGAAGAGTTTGCATGCAAGATATTGCGCAAGGGGGGAGAACTTGTATATCAAGAGGTGGAGATAATGCAGCATCTCTCTGGTTATCCTGGTGTTGTAACGATAAAGGCAGTGTATGAAGATATGGAATCATTTTATCTTGTGATGGAATTCTGTTCGGGTGGACGGCTGCTTGACCATATGGCTAGGGAAGGGCAGTATTCAGAGCATCGAGCTGCTAATGTACTCAAGGAACTCATTTTGGTTATCAAGTATTGCCATGATATGGGTGTTGTCCACCGTGACATAAAGCCTGAAAACATCCTTCTTACAAGTTCAGGGCAGATGAAGCTTGCAGACTTTGGCTTAGCCATGAGGGCGTCTAATG GTCAGAGCCTGGCAGGTGTGGTTGGAAGTCCTGCTTATGTTGCCCCTGAAGTTTTGGTTGGTCAGTATTCAGAAAAGGTTGATATCTGGAGTGCTGGTGTCCTCCTCCATGCTCTTTTGGTTGGAGTGCTTCCATTTCAGGGTGATTCTGTGGAGGCAATATTTGAGGCTATAAAAAAGGTGAAACTTGACTTTAAGAGTGGAGTATGGGAATCAGTCTCTCAACCTGCCCGGAATCTGATTGCCCATATGCTTACCAGGGATGTTTCAGCAAGGCTAACTGCTGACGAAATACTAA GACATCCATGGATCTCGTTGTATACAGAACAAACACCGCAGACTTTAACATTGAAGACAAAAACTAGAAACCGTGTAAAACTGTCTTCTCGAAAACTGACTACCATACCTGGGGTGGAGTCAGAGATGAATAAGCTAATGGCCAGTAGCTTTCTCTGTGATTACTCTAGCCTAAATTTATCATCTGATAGACTAAGTGGGAGGTCAGAAGAGCAGGACTGTGGATTGGTTGATGCTCTTGCGGTGGCAATTTCACATGTGAGGATATCTGAACCAAAGAGAAGTACGCTTTGCAGCCCCAACAGTCCAATCCAACAACAATATTCATCTAACATGAAGGTTAATAACCTCTGTACAGCGTTTTGA